A genomic stretch from Scatophagus argus isolate fScaArg1 chromosome 19, fScaArg1.pri, whole genome shotgun sequence includes:
- the LOC124051019 gene encoding trace amine-associated receptor 1-like produces the protein MHEPNRSDVVFEGKHLCNESANLSDMRAVTTTYLLCVFVGSLSVLIMCGNLLLITSIVYFKQLHTPTNYLILSLAVADLLVGVFILPFSTILSVSSCFYLQDVLCKLRGSFDIFLCTSSILNLCFISVDRYYAVCQPLRYKAKINVRVIMIMILVSWTVPALNGISVTVLGVNQEQTNKRCVLFQNVSLKLAITGTILAFYLPALIMSMIYLKILVVAQRQARSIQSSISLGIKPGATVSKMERKATKTLAIVMGIFLICWTPYFLCMTFNPLSGYTIPVAVIAAFKWLGWSNSMLNPFVYAFFYSWFRSAFRMIISGKIFQGDFSNCKLF, from the exons ATGCACGAACCAAACAG gtctgatgttgtttttgaggGAAAACATCTCTGTAACGAATCAGCAAATTTATCTGACATGAGAGCAGTCACCACCAcgtatttactgtgtgtttttgttggctCTTTATCAGTTCTTATCATGTGTGGAAATCTTCTGTTAATAACCTCCATTGTTTACTTCAAACAGCTTCATACTCCGACAAACtatctcatcctctctctcgctGTAGCTGACTTGCTTGttggtgttttcattttgccattTAGCACAATACTATCTGTAAgctcttgtttttatcttcaaGATGTACTGTGTAAGTTACGAGGCAGTTTTGATATATTTCTGTGCACATCTTCTATTTTGAActtgtgctttatttctgttgacagaTACTATGCTGTGTGTCAGCCTCTGAGGTACAAAGCTAAGATAAATGTCCGTGTTATTATGATCATGATCCTGGTGAGCTGGACTGTTCCTGCTCTAAATGGAATTAGTGTCACAGTTTTGGGAGTGAACCAAGaacaaaccaacaaaaggtgtgttttatttcaaaatgtaagCCTAAAGTTAGCAATTACTGGAACCATCCTGGCATTTTACCTCCCAGCTCTCATTATGTCCATGATTTACCTAAAGATTTTGGTGGTGGCACAGAGACAGGCACGCAGCATTCAGAGCAGTATCTCTCTTGGCATAAAGCCTGGAGCAACTGTCagtaagatggagagaaaagccACCAAAACTCTGGCTATTGTCATGGGAATTTTTCTCATCTGTTGGACTCCTTACTTTCTGTGTATGACTTTTAACCCTTTGAGTGGCTACACAATACCAGTTGCTGTGATTGCAGCTTTTAAATGGCTTGGATGGTCAAATTCAATGCTCAATCCATTTGTTTATGCCTTCTTCTACAGCTGGTTTCGATCAGCTTTTAGAATGATTATCTCTGGGAAGATATTTCAAGGTGATTTTAGTAACTGTAAGCTCTTTTGA
- the LOC124051020 gene encoding trace amine-associated receptor 1-like, with the protein MHEPNRSDVVFEEKHLCNESANLSDMRAVTTTYLLCVFVGSLSVLIMCGNLLLITSIVYFKQLHTPTNYLILSLAVADLLVGVFILPFSTILSVSSCFYLQELLCKLRGSFDMFLCTSSILNLCFISVDRYYAVCQPLRYKAKINVRVIMIMILVSWTVPALNVISIIILGVDQEQTNRGCVLFQNASLNLAFSGTILAFYLPALIMSMIYLKILMVAQRQARSIQNNISLGIKPGATVSKMERKATKTLAIVMGIFLICWTPCFLCLTFNPLSGYTIPVAVIAAFKWLGWSNSMLNPFVYAFFYSWFRSAFRMIISGKIFQGDFTNCKLF; encoded by the exons ATGCATGAACCAAACAG gtctgatgttgtttttgaggaaaaacatctCTGTAACGAATCAGCAAATTTATCTGACATGAGAGCAGTCACCACCAcgtatttactgtgtgtttttgttggctCTTTATCAGTTCTTATCATGTGTGGAAATCTTCTGTTAATAACCTCCATTGTTTACTTCAAACAGCTTCATACTCCGACAAACtatctcatcctctctctcgctGTAGCTGACCTGCTTGttggtgttttcattttgccattTAGCACAATACTATCTGTAAgctcttgtttttatcttcaaGAGTTACTTTGTAAGTTACGAGGCAGTTTTGATATGTTTCTGTGCACATCTTCTATTTTgaacttgtgttttatttctgttgacagaTACTACGCTGTGTGTCAGCCCCTGAGGTACAAAGCTAAGATAAATGTCCGTGTTATTATGATCATGATCCTGGTGAGCTGGACTGTTCCTGCTCTAAATGTAATTAGCATCATAATTTTGGGAGTGGACCAAGAACAAACCAACAGagggtgtgttttatttcaaaatgcaaGTCTAAATTTAGCATTTAGTGGAACCATCCTGGCATTTTACCTCCCAGCTCTCATTATGTCCATGATTTACCTAAAGATTTTGATGGTGGCACAGAGACAGGCACGCAGCATTCAGAACAATATCTCTCTTGGCATAAAGCCTGGAGCAACTGTCagtaagatggagagaaaggccACCAAAACTCTGGCTATTGTAATGGGAATTTTTCTCATCTGTTGGACTCCttgctttctttgtttgacTTTTAACCCTTTGAGTGGCTACACAATACCAGTTGCTGTGATTGCAGCTTTTAAATGGCTTGGATGGTCAAATTCAATGCTCAATCCATTTGTTTATGCCTTCTTCTACAGCTGGTTTCGATCAGCTTTTAGAATGATTATTTCTGGGAAAATATTTCAAGGTGATTTTACTAACTGTAAGCTCTTTTGA
- the LOC124050587 gene encoding trace amine-associated receptor 1-like, translating to MHEPNRSDVVFEGKHLCNESANLSDMRAVTTTYLLCVFVGSLSVLIMCGNLLLITSIVYFKQLHTPTNYLILSLAVADLLVGVFILPFSTILSVSSCFYLQDVLCKLRGSFDIFLCTSSILNLCFISVDRYYAVCQPLRYKAKINVRVIMIMILVSWTVPALNGISVTVLGVNQKQYNGRCVLFQNTNSAIPGTVFAFYLPALIMFTIYLKIFMVAQRQARSIQNRTCQGTKSGATVSKMERKATKTLAIVMGIFLICWTPFFLCITFNPLSNGAIPLPLIEMFKWLGWSNSMLNPFVYAFFYSWFRLALRMILSGKIFQGDFTNSKLF from the exons ATGCACGAACCAAACAG gtctgatgttgtttttgaggGAAAACATCTCTGTAACGAATCAGCAAATTTATCTGACATGAGAGCAGTCACCACCAcgtatttactgtgtgtttttgttggctCTTTATCAGTTCTTATCATGTGTGGAAATCTTCTGCTAATAACCTCCATTGTTTACTTCAAACAGCTTCATACTCCGACAAACtatctcatcctctctctcgctGTAGCTGACTTGCTTGttggtgttttcattttgccattTAGCACAATACTATCTGTAAgctcttgtttttatcttcaaGATGTACTTTGTAAGTTACGAGGCAGTTTTGATATATTTCTGTGCACATCTTCTATTTTGAActtgtgctttatttctgttgacagaTACTATGCTGTGTGTCAGCCCCTGAGGTACAAAGCTAAGATAAATGTCCGTGTTATTATGATCATGATCCTGGTGAGCTGGACTGTTCCTGCTCTAAATGGAATTAGTGTCACAGTTTTGGGAGTGAACCAGAAACAATATAACGGGAGGTGcgttttatttcaaaatacaaattcaGCAATTCCGGgaactgtttttgcattttaccTCCCAGCTCTCATCATGTTCACAATTTACCTAAAGATTTTCATGGTGGCACAGAGACAGGCACGCAGCATCCAGAACAGAACCTGTCAGGGCACAAAGTCTGGAGCAACTGTCagtaagatggagagaaaggccACCAAAACTCTGGCTATTGTCATGGGAATTTTTCTCATCTGTTGgactcctttctttctttgcatcaCCTTTAACCCTTTGAGTAATGGTGCAATACCACTTCCTTTGATTGAAATGTTCAAGTGGCTTGGATGGTCAAATTCAATGCTCAACCCATTTGTCTAtgctttcttttacagctgGTTTCGATTAGCTCTCAGGATGATACTCTCTGGGAAAATATTTCAAGGTGATTTTACAAATTCTAAGCTCTTTTGA
- the LOC124051080 gene encoding trace amine-associated receptor 1-like, with amino-acid sequence MHEPNRSDVVFEEKHLCNESANLSDMRAVTTTYLLCVFVGSLSVLIMCGNLLLITSIVYFKQLHTPTNYLILSLAVADLLVGIFILPFSTILSVSSCFYLQDVLCKLRGSFDMFLCTSSILNLCFISVDRYYAVCQPLRYKAKINVRVIMIMILVSWTVPALNGISIIILGVDQEQTNRGCVLFQNVSLNLAFSGTILAFYLPALIMSMIYLKILMVAQRQARSIQSNISLGIKPGATVSKMERKATKTLAIVMGIFLICWTPCFLCLTFNPLSGYTIPVAVIAAFKWLGWSNSMLNPFVYAFFYSWFRSAFRMIISGKIFQGDFTNCKLF; translated from the exons ATGCATGAACCAAACAG gtctgatgttgtttttgaggaaaaacatctCTGTAACGAATCAGCAAATTTATCTGACATGAGAGCAGTCACCACCAcgtatttactgtgtgtttttgttggctCTTTATCAGTTCTTATCATGTGTGGAAATCTTCTGCTAATAACCTCCATTGTTTACTTCAAACAGCTTCATACTCCGACAAACtatctcatcctctctctcgctGTAGCTGACCTGCTTGTTGGTATTTTCATTTTGCCATTTAGCACAATACTATCTGTAAgctcttgtttttatcttcaaGATGTACTTTGTAAGTTACGAGGCAGTTTTGATATGTTTCTGTGCACATCTTCTATTTTgaacttgtgttttatttctgttgacagaTACTATGCTGTGTGTCAGCCTCTGAGGTACAAAGCTAAGATAAATGTCCGTGTTATTATGATCATGATCCTGGTGAGCTGGACTGTTCCTGCTCTAAATGGAATTAGCATCATAATTTTGGGAGTGGACCAAGAACAAACCAACAGagggtgtgttttatttcaaaatgtaagTCTAAATTTAGCATTTAGTGGAACCATCCTGGCATTTTACCTCCCAGCTCTCATTATGTCCATGATTTACCTAAAGATTTTGATGGTGGCACAGAGACAGGCACGCAGCATTCAGAGCAATATCTCTCTTGGCATAAAGCCTGGAGCAACTGTCagtaagatggagagaaaggccACCAAAACTCTGGCTATTGTCATGGGAATTTTTCTCATCTGTTGGACTCCttgctttctttgtttgacTTTTAACCCTTTGAGTGGCTACACAATACCAGTTGCTGTGATTGCAGCTTTTAAATGGCTTGGATGGTCAAATTCAATGCTCAATCCATTTGTTTATGCCTTCTTCTACAGCTGGTTTCGATCAGCTTTTAGAATGATTATTTCTGGGAAAATATTTCAAGGTGATTTTACTAACTGTAAGCTCTTTTGA
- the LOC124050950 gene encoding trace amine-associated receptor 1-like, with protein MGAKRGEDMQQRSTGQTQILVAAKNFNLLYTGLVIAYGTYSFNDHLCMEATLFLNGSNDVFGDIRFCNESAHVSSITAATTSYLLCTFVGSLSVLTMCGNLLVIMSISYFKQLQTPTNYLILSLAVADLLVGIFILPYSTILSVSSCFNLQDVLCQLRGSSDMFLCTSSILNLCFISVDRYYAVCQPLRYKTKINVRVIVIMILVSWTVSALVGIGITIRGLKQEQSNGRCILFQNTSFVIPGTVFAFYLPALIMFTIYLKVFMVAQRQARSIQNRTCQGTKSGATVSKMERKATKTLAIVMGIFLICWTPFFLCITFNPLSNGAIPLPLIEIFKWLGWSNSMLNPLIYAFFYSWFRLALRMMLSGKIFQGDFTNSKLF; from the exons atgggagCCAAGAGAGGggaagacatgcagcaaaggtcCACAGGTCAGACTCAAATCTTGGTTGCTGCCAAGAATTTCAATCTTCTGTACACAGG GCTTGTTATTGCTTATGGTACTTACAGTTTTAATGATCATTTATGCATGGAAGCTACATTATTTCTCAACGGTTCAAATGATGTTTTTGGGGACATACGTTTCTGTAATGAATCAGCACATGTTTCTAGCATAACAGCAGCCACCacttcatatttactgtgtaCCTTTGTTGGCTCTTTATCAGTTCTTACAATGTGTGGAAACCTTCTTGTAATAATGTCTATCAGTTACTTCAAACAGCTCCAAACTCCGACAAACtatctcatcctctctctcgctGTAGCTGACCTGCTTGTTGGTATTTTCATTTTGCCATACAGCACAATACTATCTGTAAGCTCTTGTTTTAATCTTCAAGATGTACTTTGTCAGTTACGAGGCAGTTCTGATATGTTTCTTTGCACATCTTCTATTTTGAActtgtgctttatttctgttgacagaTATTATGCTGTGTGTCAGCCTCTGAGGTACAAAACTAAGATAAATGTCCGTGTTATTGTGATCATGATCCTGGTGAGCTGGACTGTTTCTGCACTAGTTGGAATTGGCATCACAATTAGGGGACTGAAGCAAGAACAATCTAACGGGAGGTGCATTTTATTCCAAAATACAAGTTTCGTAATTCCGGgaactgtttttgcattttaccTCCCAGCTCTCATCATGTTCACAATTTACTTAAAGGTTTTCATGGTGGCACAGAGACAGGCACGCAGCATCCAGAACAGAACCTGTCAGGGCACAAAGTCTGGAGCAACTGTCagtaagatggagagaaaggccACCAAAACTCTGGCTATTGTCATGGGAATTTTTCTCATCTGTTGgactcctttctttctttgcatcaCCTTTAACCCTTTGAGTAATGGTGCAATACCACTTCCTTTGATTGAAATCTTCAAGTGGCTTGGATGGTCAAATTCAATGCTCAATCCATTAATCTAtgctttcttttacagctgGTTTCGATTAGCTCTCAGGATGATGCTCTCTGGGAAAATATTTCAAGGTGATTTTACAAATTCTAAGCTCTTTTGA